Proteins encoded within one genomic window of Silene latifolia isolate original U9 population unplaced genomic scaffold, ASM4854445v1 scaffold_218, whole genome shotgun sequence:
- the LOC141638856 gene encoding uncharacterized protein LOC141638856, protein MNNVKSEILFNGVDEDIKEGIKLVTGFREGTMPFRYLGVPIKAGRLTKTECSALTEKMVARIRGLGAKKLSYAGRVTLINAVLNTLQNYWAQMFIIPKSIINNIMAICKNYLWDGSLDYHRVPLVAWDKVTLPKKEGGLGIRRADIWNIATVGKLVDWIYCKADRLWIKWINDVYIKDHDWHCYAPPTDATWVWKNICKVKEKIKTGYTDGSWTVSPKGYSIKSGYEWLSPDHIQLDWPAIVWSNWNVPKHSMTTWLRMQEGMNVKSKLARFGCCADDLCLLCQLQTETVEHMFTSCVYSVKVQSCLVQWYGGCFPTVNDLIAAQRNNIQWKVKVAMFNAFTYSIWHQRNNARVNDCLMRPEVVAAHIEEDVRRRVKLKCRAVADQTACVWLQSMGVS, encoded by the coding sequence ATGAATAATGTTAAGTCTGAGATATTATTTAATGGAGTTGATGAAGATATTAAGGAAGGTATAAAACTGGTGACTGGTTTCAGGGAAGGCACAATGCCCTTCAGGTACTTGGGAGTGCCTATAAAGGCAGGAAGACTTACTAAGACTGAATGTAGTGCACTCACTGAAAAAATGGTAGCTAGGATACGAGGATTAGGAGCTAAAAAACTTTCCTATGCTGGCAGGGTGACTCTTATCAATGCAGTTCTTAATACTCTTCAGAATTATTGGGCCCAAATGTTCATTATTCCCAAGAGCATTATAAACAATATAATGGCTATCTGTAAGAACTATTTATGGGATGGCTCCCTTGACTACCATAGAGTTCCACTAGTAGCCTGGGATAAGGTTACTTTGCCTAAAAAGGAAGGTGGATTGGGGATTAGAAGAGCTGATATATGGAATATAGCCACTGTGGGCAAACTGGTTGACTGGATTTATTGTAAAGCAGATAGACTATGGATCAAATGGATTAATGATGTGTATATCAAGGATCATGACTGGCATTGCTATGCTCCCCCTACTGATGCTACCTGGGTTTGGAAGAATATTTGCAAAGTAAAAGAAAAAATCAAAACTGGTTATACTGATGGCAGCTGGACTGTGAGTCCTAAAGGGTACTCTATCAAGAGTGGATATGAATGGCTCTCCCCTGATCATATTCAACTTGACTGGCCTGCAATTGTGTGGAGTAATTGGAATGTTCCCAAACATTCTATGACTACATGGCTTAGAATGCAAGAGGGCATGAATGTGAAGAGTAAACTAGCAAGGTTTGGATGCTGTGCAGATGATTTATGTCTGCTCTGTCAGTTGCAGACTGAAACAGTGGAGCATATGTTTACTTCTTGTGTGTATTCTGTCAAAGTTCAGTCCTGTTTAGTACAATGGTATGGTGGTTGTTTCCCCACGGTGAATGATTTGATTGCAGCTCAGAGGAATAACATTCAGTGGAAGGTGAAGGTTGCTATGTTCAATGCATTTACGTATTCTATATGGCATCAAAGAAATAATGCTAGAGTAAATGATTGTCTGATGAGGCCTGAGGTGGTAGCAGCACACATAGAGGAGGATGTTAGGAGGAGAGTAAAGCTGAAATGTAGGGCAGTAGCTGACCAAACAGCTTGTGTTTGGTTGCAATCTATGGGAGTGAGTTGA